A genome region from Chthonomonas sp. includes the following:
- a CDS encoding NADH-quinone oxidoreductase subunit C, whose amino-acid sequence MPIPMDGTERLEAKLVREQYGAALVKVKEYRGDTWLCVSVDKLIEILSFLRDHPALQYSYFSECVGADYSAWNHERDLDGRFEVVYNLMSLKHHSRIFVKVAVNDGQAIPTAKHVFAGAEYPEREIMDLYGVIFEGNTDHPGRFLLPDDWVGFPLRKEYPLGGEDVVFDQDTKGPAVEDISMPFAGSSFDGNTGTEKVSGR is encoded by the coding sequence ATGCCGATTCCAATGGACGGTACCGAGCGCCTGGAAGCTAAGCTGGTTCGCGAGCAATATGGCGCGGCGCTGGTGAAGGTCAAGGAGTATCGCGGCGACACCTGGCTTTGTGTCAGCGTGGACAAACTGATCGAGATTCTCTCGTTCCTGCGCGATCACCCGGCTCTACAGTACAGCTACTTTAGCGAGTGCGTGGGCGCCGACTATAGCGCGTGGAACCACGAGCGCGATCTTGATGGCCGCTTCGAGGTGGTTTACAACCTCATGTCCCTGAAGCATCACTCCCGCATTTTTGTGAAGGTCGCGGTGAACGACGGCCAAGCCATCCCGACCGCGAAGCATGTTTTTGCCGGTGCCGAGTACCCCGAGCGCGAGATCATGGACCTGTACGGTGTGATCTTTGAGGGCAACACCGACCATCCGGGACGGTTTTTGCTGCCGGATGACTGGGTGGGCTTCCCCCTCCGCAAGGAATATCCCCTCGGCGGCGAGGACGTGGTGTTTGACCAAGATACCAAGGGGCCGGCGGTCGAAGATATCTCCATGCCGTTCGCGGGCTCCAGCTTCGACGGCAACACCGGAACCGAGAAAGTCTCGGGTCGTTAA
- a CDS encoding ABC transporter ATP-binding protein, which translates to MVSVVDNLNLQVEEGEIFGFLGPNGAGKTTTIKMLLNVIVPTSGDARILGHDVDDIEVHRLLSYLPEKPYYYEHMTGMEILKFYASLFGIKDNDKCQALLEKVNLAGDSHKTINQYSKGMQQRIGLAQSLLNDPKLIFLDEPTGGLDPIAHIEVRDLILQFREEGKTVFISSHELSDVERICDRVAIINKGKVEAQGSLDTLLAGGRMEITADDVPEATSKALESASAIHSFKNGRLILDMPDDADINAVLDTLRSAKASIVSVIPRRKRLEDLFIETVRTSNYGRNPQEQNS; encoded by the coding sequence GTGGTCTCCGTTGTCGACAATCTCAATCTTCAGGTCGAAGAGGGCGAAATCTTCGGGTTTCTCGGGCCGAACGGAGCCGGGAAAACCACGACGATTAAGATGCTCCTCAACGTCATCGTGCCCACCTCGGGCGATGCTCGCATCCTCGGGCACGACGTTGACGACATTGAAGTCCACCGCCTTTTGAGCTACCTGCCCGAAAAGCCGTATTACTACGAACATATGACGGGCATGGAAATTCTGAAGTTCTACGCCAGCCTGTTTGGCATCAAAGACAATGATAAATGCCAGGCTCTGCTGGAGAAGGTGAACCTCGCCGGCGATAGCCACAAGACCATCAATCAGTATTCCAAGGGGATGCAGCAACGGATCGGTCTGGCGCAGAGCTTGCTTAACGATCCCAAGCTCATCTTCCTCGACGAGCCGACCGGCGGTCTCGACCCCATCGCTCACATCGAAGTGCGTGACCTGATTCTGCAGTTCCGCGAAGAAGGGAAGACCGTCTTCATTTCCTCGCACGAACTCTCCGACGTCGAGCGCATTTGCGATCGCGTCGCGATTATCAACAAGGGCAAGGTCGAAGCGCAAGGCTCGCTCGACACGTTGCTCGCCGGTGGTCGCATGGAAATCACCGCCGACGACGTTCCCGAAGCGACGAGCAAAGCGCTGGAATCGGCGAGTGCCATCCACAGCTTTAAGAACGGTCGCCTGATTTTGGACATGCCCGACGACGCCGACATCAACGCCGTCCTGGACACGCTCCGCTCGGCTAAGGCGAGCATCGTCAGCGTGATTCCGCGCCGCAAGCGCCTGGAAGACCTGTTCATCGAAACCGTTCGGACGTCGAACTACGGCCGAAACCCGCAGGAGCAAAACTCGTGA
- the trpD gene encoding anthranilate phosphoribosyltransferase, whose product MIADGLQKLMLGESLSEAEARELFRAFLSEDVSPLQKAAALGALAAKRPTADELVGFVTEMREHMVAVPVEGDVVLDTCGTGGGPPSFNLSTGAAFVAAAAGVHVAKHGNRAVSSKCGSADVLEALGANLELDVPNLQRVFRETGMQFLFAPNQHPAMRVMGPIRREIGVRTVFNWLGPLANPARANVQLIGHFSREALPIMAEAAARLGVQRGAIVHAEGGMDEVSPVGVTSLVLLNGELLTLAPRDFGIGEVDLSPGETVAESADVLRLALSGRDPRRSDALIPSVAVGLWLAGRAGSIAEGAELARETLRSGAAERKLNQFVEATRS is encoded by the coding sequence ATGATCGCGGACGGCCTTCAAAAATTGATGCTGGGCGAGAGCCTCAGCGAAGCCGAGGCGCGCGAGTTGTTTCGAGCCTTCCTTAGCGAAGATGTGAGCCCCCTGCAAAAGGCGGCTGCTTTGGGAGCATTGGCCGCTAAGCGACCGACCGCCGACGAGTTGGTGGGGTTCGTCACCGAAATGCGCGAGCACATGGTCGCGGTGCCGGTGGAGGGTGACGTCGTGCTGGACACTTGCGGCACCGGAGGCGGTCCGCCGAGCTTCAATCTCAGTACGGGCGCGGCCTTTGTGGCGGCGGCCGCTGGAGTGCACGTGGCCAAGCATGGCAATCGTGCGGTGAGTAGTAAGTGCGGCAGCGCGGATGTGCTGGAGGCGCTGGGCGCGAACCTCGAGCTTGATGTGCCCAACCTCCAGCGCGTGTTTCGCGAGACCGGAATGCAGTTCCTTTTCGCGCCAAACCAGCATCCCGCCATGCGGGTGATGGGGCCGATTCGGCGAGAGATTGGTGTTCGCACAGTGTTCAATTGGCTTGGCCCGCTCGCTAACCCGGCGCGGGCCAACGTGCAGCTCATTGGGCATTTTTCTCGCGAGGCGCTGCCGATCATGGCCGAAGCCGCCGCCCGGCTCGGAGTCCAGCGCGGCGCGATCGTTCATGCCGAAGGCGGCATGGACGAGGTCTCGCCGGTGGGAGTCACGTCTTTGGTGCTGCTGAACGGAGAGCTGCTCACGTTGGCGCCGCGCGATTTCGGCATCGGTGAAGTTGACCTTTCGCCGGGCGAAACCGTGGCTGAATCGGCGGACGTCTTGCGGCTGGCTCTCTCGGGTCGCGACCCGCGTCGCAGTGACGCGCTCATCCCTAGCGTGGCGGTGGGTCTGTGGCTGGCCGGGCGCGCGGGCAGCATCGCTGAGGGCGCGGAACTTGCGCGCGAGACCCTGCGATCGGGCGCCGCCGAGCGTAAGCTCAACCAGTTTGTGGAGGCCACCCGCTCATGA
- the trpC gene encoding indole-3-glycerol phosphate synthase TrpC: MNILDEIFAQKRASQAEKHARVPLRDLQARQVEPPAGFRRALENANRPISLIAEVKKASPVKGVLREDFDPVQIANAYRLAGVQAMSVLTCAEFFQGSQGNLIAAKRAASVPVIRKDFTVSEYDIWEAKAMGADAILLIAYGLDDAELKGLRELAEGLGFDALVEVHDAQEMGRALDSGATFVGVNNRDLRTFETRIETLEELAPKVPSHVHLVAESAIRNAADVARVQAAGARSVLIGTAFVKAADPGAAVIEVMGW; encoded by the coding sequence ATGAATATCCTCGACGAAATCTTCGCTCAAAAGCGGGCATCGCAAGCGGAGAAGCACGCCCGCGTGCCGCTTCGCGACCTCCAAGCCAGGCAAGTCGAGCCGCCGGCCGGATTTCGGCGCGCGCTCGAAAATGCAAACCGACCCATTTCCCTGATCGCGGAGGTCAAGAAGGCGAGTCCGGTGAAAGGCGTGCTGCGAGAGGACTTCGACCCCGTGCAGATCGCGAACGCCTACCGTTTGGCGGGCGTGCAGGCCATGAGCGTCCTCACCTGCGCCGAGTTTTTCCAGGGTTCGCAAGGCAATCTGATCGCGGCCAAGCGCGCCGCCTCGGTCCCGGTCATCCGCAAAGATTTCACCGTGAGTGAGTACGACATTTGGGAGGCCAAAGCCATGGGCGCGGATGCCATTTTGCTCATCGCATACGGCCTCGATGACGCCGAACTCAAGGGCCTTCGCGAACTCGCCGAGGGCCTAGGGTTTGACGCTCTCGTCGAAGTTCATGACGCCCAAGAGATGGGCCGTGCGCTCGACTCGGGCGCGACGTTCGTCGGCGTGAACAATCGCGACTTGCGGACGTTTGAAACGCGGATCGAAACTCTGGAGGAACTCGCGCCCAAAGTTCCCAGCCACGTTCACTTGGTCGCCGAGAGCGCCATTCGCAACGCCGCCGACGTCGCTCGAGTGCAAGCGGCCGGTGCCCGCAGCGTGCTGATCGGAACAGCGTTCGTCAAGGCCGCCGATCCCGGCGCGGCGGTCATCGAGGTCATGGGTTGGTGA
- a CDS encoding glycosyltransferase family 4 protein, producing the protein MLKATSETWIQRMLEQLGDRVVLVAAGDTGGARHTDFGQPVFELNRFQRGRALAAKVGIPSVGYRLPELRKEIARLEVDTALIHYGPTGLLLEPLLGPDLNAWVHFHGYDAMFDMRRAEPPHERVHTADYQAKIVQLAKRAGFIANSEFTASVLRGAGTPPSRVRVKTLGVPVININREPRSGPIMIAAVGRMIDCKGPDFTVRAFIRACELGLQGSLTIVGSGPMLAECERLATASTVADRIHLVGSVPNQQVQALLAEADVFTQHNLVGPKTGQIEAFGVSVLEGMAAAMATVTTTNGGVNEIVLADETTLVFPEGDVESQARAFLLLEQDPELRHRLGVAGQRRARESFSLEQEGEKLLDILSQKPQ; encoded by the coding sequence ATGCTAAAAGCCACTTCGGAAACTTGGATTCAGCGCATGTTGGAGCAGCTTGGCGACCGGGTTGTCTTGGTTGCGGCCGGCGATACGGGCGGTGCCCGCCACACGGATTTCGGCCAGCCAGTGTTCGAACTCAACCGGTTTCAGCGAGGTCGGGCTCTCGCTGCAAAGGTTGGGATCCCGAGCGTTGGATATCGCCTTCCAGAACTCCGGAAAGAAATCGCCCGACTTGAGGTGGACACGGCCCTCATCCACTACGGTCCGACGGGCTTGCTGTTGGAGCCGCTGCTAGGGCCCGACCTAAACGCATGGGTGCATTTTCACGGTTACGACGCGATGTTCGACATGCGCCGCGCCGAGCCCCCCCATGAGCGTGTCCACACGGCGGACTACCAGGCCAAGATTGTCCAGCTTGCCAAGCGAGCAGGATTTATTGCCAACAGCGAGTTTACGGCGAGTGTGCTTCGGGGCGCGGGTACACCGCCGAGCCGCGTTCGTGTGAAGACTCTTGGGGTCCCCGTGATAAACATCAATAGGGAACCGCGTAGTGGCCCGATCATGATCGCAGCCGTGGGTCGCATGATTGACTGCAAAGGCCCAGACTTCACGGTTCGCGCGTTCATCCGCGCCTGCGAACTCGGCCTGCAGGGAAGCTTGACCATTGTGGGCTCAGGTCCAATGCTCGCCGAATGCGAGCGACTGGCCACGGCCAGTACGGTTGCCGATCGCATTCACCTGGTGGGCTCGGTGCCAAACCAGCAGGTGCAGGCACTGCTCGCGGAAGCGGACGTATTCACCCAGCACAACTTGGTGGGCCCAAAGACAGGCCAAATTGAAGCGTTTGGGGTGTCGGTGCTAGAGGGCATGGCGGCCGCCATGGCCACGGTCACAACCACAAACGGCGGCGTCAACGAGATTGTTTTGGCTGACGAAACGACGCTGGTGTTTCCCGAAGGCGATGTCGAATCCCAAGCCCGCGCCTTTCTCCTGCTGGAGCAGGACCCCGAACTGCGCCACCGCCTTGGAGTAGCTGGCCAGCGACGAGCGCGCGAGAGTTTTAGCCTGGAACAAGAGGGCGAGAAGCTTCTCGACATTCTTTCCCAGAAACCCCAGTAA
- a CDS encoding tetratricopeptide repeat protein — MKKSRAIMFGLLAACGIGQAVWDRTQVQPTYKEKFMPKQTGYVSGLSSEQFLLALSGFREMIAGILWVKGDSYFESGNYDAILPIIRLVTWLDPGQIDVYATGMWHIAYNFTDEQSRSDRRYIPSAVALGDEGSRNNPNTYEMFFETGWLFYHKIDDDYGQSVSYWEKAITKPDIIPARRNLLSNAYQRDGQIDKALEYYEKLLAEAKKRDAAGADFQARVTQDTIEGNLDTMLVRMSQRGWFGREEGPGAIPYDTQPPFDVNFSVRITIPEPKVVRFEGSYGVRPVGTRIRVVLRDEDYPNAVPGGMKWKQDGAVNLDPPRDLTFMQDQLYVKNQRFDRTCDMSRDPTMYPFKTQNYVAEFYYNPRSAPPHIQDKFSWNGEGFTDKNFLNTEIRPNQRVLYHNIPLTRDMILRRGEWSMGGGKVPVLATKNFVDKAAKGSEDFIEIPSLRSQDAQATK; from the coding sequence ATGAAGAAGTCTCGCGCAATCATGTTCGGTTTGCTCGCCGCGTGCGGCATTGGGCAGGCCGTGTGGGATCGCACGCAGGTGCAACCTACCTACAAGGAGAAGTTCATGCCCAAGCAAACGGGCTACGTGAGCGGCCTGTCTTCGGAGCAGTTTCTGCTCGCGCTCTCGGGCTTCCGCGAAATGATCGCGGGCATCCTCTGGGTCAAGGGCGATAGCTACTTTGAGAGTGGAAACTACGACGCCATCCTGCCGATCATTCGCCTGGTGACCTGGCTCGATCCGGGTCAGATTGACGTCTACGCGACTGGCATGTGGCACATCGCCTACAACTTCACCGACGAACAAAGTCGCAGCGACCGCCGCTACATTCCGAGCGCGGTTGCCCTAGGCGACGAAGGTTCCCGCAACAACCCCAACACGTACGAAATGTTCTTCGAGACGGGGTGGTTGTTCTATCACAAGATTGACGACGACTACGGTCAATCAGTCTCGTACTGGGAAAAGGCGATCACCAAGCCCGACATCATTCCGGCTCGCCGCAACCTGCTGAGCAACGCGTATCAGCGCGATGGACAGATTGATAAGGCCCTTGAGTATTACGAAAAACTGCTCGCCGAAGCCAAGAAGCGGGACGCCGCGGGCGCCGACTTCCAAGCTCGCGTCACCCAAGACACGATTGAGGGCAACCTCGACACGATGCTTGTGCGGATGAGTCAGCGCGGATGGTTTGGCCGCGAAGAAGGCCCGGGCGCGATTCCCTACGATACGCAACCGCCGTTTGATGTGAACTTCAGCGTTCGCATCACCATCCCCGAACCCAAGGTGGTTCGCTTTGAGGGTAGCTATGGCGTGCGACCGGTCGGAACCCGCATTCGCGTGGTTCTCCGCGATGAGGATTATCCCAACGCGGTGCCCGGCGGTATGAAGTGGAAGCAAGACGGCGCGGTGAACTTGGATCCGCCCCGCGACCTGACCTTCATGCAGGACCAACTGTACGTCAAGAACCAGCGCTTCGATCGAACGTGCGACATGAGTCGCGACCCGACGATGTACCCGTTCAAAACCCAAAACTACGTGGCCGAGTTCTATTACAACCCGCGCAGCGCTCCCCCGCACATTCAGGACAAGTTCAGCTGGAATGGCGAAGGGTTCACGGATAAGAACTTCCTCAACACGGAGATTCGCCCGAATCAGCGCGTGCTGTACCACAACATTCCGCTTACCCGCGACATGATTCTGCGGCGAGGCGAATGGAGCATGGGCGGCGGCAAGGTGCCGGTGCTGGCGACGAAGAACTTTGTGGATAAGGCGGCCAAGGGATCGGAAGACTTTATCGAAATTCCGAGTTTGCGAAGCCAAGACGCGCAAGCCACAAAGTAA
- a CDS encoding ABC transporter permease, whose translation MKVITAIAATTIGEAIRRKVLLVILLIGVLLLGIAPGLQALSARQERTVLKSFIFGTMQLTAVMIAVILTVYIIPNEIERRTIYTILCKPVRRWQLLVGKYLGAIGALGLMIAMMTGLSILLYWKFQEGAPMSDLAGIAQVALMYYVQTCLLAAVAISLSTFLPPLVNIFVSLGLYLVGTLFSSVFESISSQQGTHPMVKGFASLVGSVLPNFSRFNVQNLEINTQQIGNVTRYYIDAAVYGIVYIVGVLIVGMLVFENREV comes from the coding sequence GTGAAAGTAATCACCGCCATTGCCGCGACCACAATTGGCGAAGCGATTCGCCGCAAGGTTCTGCTCGTTATCTTGCTGATCGGCGTGTTGCTTCTGGGCATCGCGCCCGGCCTGCAAGCCCTTTCGGCCCGCCAAGAACGCACCGTTCTTAAGAGCTTTATCTTCGGGACCATGCAGCTGACGGCGGTGATGATCGCGGTCATCCTCACGGTCTACATCATCCCCAACGAAATCGAGCGCCGTACCATTTACACGATTCTGTGTAAGCCGGTTCGCCGGTGGCAGTTGCTGGTCGGCAAATACCTGGGCGCCATTGGCGCACTCGGCCTGATGATCGCGATGATGACTGGGCTTTCGATTCTGCTGTACTGGAAATTCCAAGAAGGCGCGCCCATGTCCGACCTCGCCGGCATCGCGCAAGTTGCGCTGATGTACTACGTGCAAACGTGCTTGCTCGCCGCCGTCGCGATATCGCTCAGTACCTTCCTTCCACCGCTGGTCAACATCTTTGTCAGCCTCGGTTTGTACTTAGTCGGGACGCTCTTTAGCAGCGTGTTTGAATCCATCAGCAGCCAGCAGGGAACTCACCCGATGGTGAAGGGGTTTGCTAGTTTGGTGGGCTCCGTATTGCCCAACTTTAGCCGGTTCAACGTGCAAAATCTGGAGATCAATACCCAGCAGATCGGGAACGTCACCCGCTACTACATCGACGCCGCCGTGTACGGCATCGTCTACATCGTGGGCGTGCTGATCGTCGGAATGTTGGTCTTCGAAAATCGGGAGGTTTAA
- a CDS encoding NADH-quinone oxidoreductase subunit A, with product MVAVAAIICAAMVTLSYVLGPKKVTPYKQSPYECGVAPLGDANERFPIKFYLVAMIFILFDIEVVFLWGWLTVFKHAPLPFQIFSFFEMLVYMGLWVAGYYYAVRVGAFDWDDAAAKEEEQLMIAEGTPMEVAS from the coding sequence TTGGTCGCGGTTGCCGCGATCATTTGCGCCGCCATGGTGACCCTCAGCTACGTGCTCGGTCCCAAAAAGGTGACGCCTTACAAGCAGTCGCCTTACGAGTGCGGCGTGGCTCCGCTCGGCGATGCAAACGAACGCTTCCCCATCAAGTTTTATCTGGTGGCGATGATCTTCATTCTGTTTGACATTGAAGTCGTCTTCCTATGGGGCTGGCTCACGGTGTTCAAGCACGCGCCGTTGCCGTTCCAAATCTTCAGCTTCTTCGAGATGTTGGTTTACATGGGCCTGTGGGTCGCCGGCTACTACTACGCGGTTCGCGTGGGGGCGTTCGACTGGGATGATGCCGCCGCCAAGGAAGAAGAGCAGCTCATGATTGCCGAAGGCACGCCGATGGAGGTGGCAAGCTAA
- a CDS encoding exosortase-associated EpsI family protein, with protein MERLTRNIYITCGLFAAVGVAYLMGRGEPPPAKTEKEMIALLPVTVANMPYDKNSEDPDVSYKMDETTYKVLRPFGIVAREYWKGARRFDVVVIASRSKDSFHDPRVCFSAQGWTIEQFFDQTVRTKNRGIVPVRIISISKEKSDSSFAVFLYKAPNGKFYSNTLKFKLGLWTGRFEDLLTGKIKEEASSLDGVFYRFMPKYPNASIDELKWFVSQYLDEAYKSSNGYF; from the coding sequence ATGGAAAGACTAACTCGAAACATTTACATCACTTGCGGCCTCTTCGCCGCCGTCGGCGTTGCCTACCTCATGGGTCGTGGCGAACCGCCTCCCGCGAAGACCGAGAAGGAAATGATTGCCTTGCTCCCGGTGACGGTGGCGAACATGCCTTACGACAAAAACTCCGAGGATCCCGACGTGAGCTACAAAATGGACGAGACCACCTACAAGGTGTTGCGCCCGTTCGGCATCGTCGCTCGCGAGTATTGGAAGGGCGCCCGGCGCTTTGACGTCGTGGTCATTGCTAGTCGATCAAAGGATAGCTTCCACGATCCGAGAGTCTGCTTCTCGGCTCAAGGTTGGACGATCGAACAGTTCTTCGATCAGACCGTGCGCACCAAGAATCGCGGTATAGTGCCGGTCCGGATCATCAGCATCAGCAAAGAGAAGTCCGACTCTAGCTTTGCCGTGTTCTTGTATAAAGCTCCCAACGGAAAGTTCTACTCTAACACTCTCAAATTCAAGCTTGGCCTTTGGACAGGGCGCTTTGAAGACTTGCTCACGGGCAAGATCAAAGAGGAAGCAAGCTCGCTAGACGGCGTGTTCTACCGCTTCATGCCGAAGTACCCCAACGCCTCAATTGATGAATTGAAATGGTTCGTCAGCCAGTATCTGGACGAGGCTTACAAGTCTTCAAACGGCTACTTCTGA
- a CDS encoding right-handed parallel beta-helix repeat-containing protein, with translation MKRQTLFFLAALSAVSQVQAQQQQDPGATGPRTIYVSPRGNDRNTGQVATISSGTLTGPKRTLEGARSLIRQLGMADSIPEGGIIVKLLPGTYNLATQFSLEQRWEKGTPTKPIVIRGSGTDQTIIDGSTPIRVWRRVTRDSRISGDLQRRLYVADLRQHRVGTFTSFQRKGFPYDTQTTYPELIYRGKRMTVAQYPNGKAWLTVGEGHNGDNQSMESSIPASRGWTNAQDAWTYGYLSNQWADSYEKISSVANGRVNFAAPVHYGIASGQRFRFVNILQELDAPGEYFIDRAAMKVYFYPPATGFQNSVSITGVNDMLIKLADCEYTTVEDLTIQNTRGSAIEVHRGTDVAIRNVVVKNTGLDGIRLRNGTNHIIDSCKFSAIAETPVWVLGGDRLTLTPSGHEVTNNEMTDFSQVCRSHKPGIRVEGVGHLISQNSIYRAPGMGLFVLGNDNIIEKNHLRYLCFDNDDAGAIYIGQNPTFLGNVIRNNLIEDLPRRHATILDNKVNAIYLDDFTCGTQVYDNVIRRADMGIQLGGGSQNMIWNNVFDDCRLGVQLDARGTSWNSSWFTNGRIAQRCAEVGLGTGVYAAAYPDMNDYLTVGNPAIPRNNRMERNVVDAGTALVFFDGIINSDVDDPSEAFITLDNYYGANAGFVNSASNNFQVIPNSDADFIGFQSIDLSDVGAQVNGKRLSPVTSPLPPEDY, from the coding sequence ATGAAACGACAAACCTTATTCTTCCTCGCTGCGCTTTCGGCGGTCAGTCAGGTGCAAGCGCAACAGCAACAGGATCCAGGAGCGACGGGCCCGCGCACGATCTATGTCTCGCCTCGTGGAAACGATCGAAACACGGGTCAAGTGGCGACCATCTCCAGCGGTACCCTGACTGGTCCGAAGAGAACTCTGGAAGGGGCTCGATCTCTCATCCGACAACTCGGCATGGCCGACTCAATTCCGGAAGGCGGCATTATCGTGAAGCTTCTTCCCGGGACCTACAACTTGGCCACCCAATTTTCGCTGGAGCAACGATGGGAGAAGGGAACGCCCACCAAACCGATTGTGATTCGCGGTTCCGGTACGGATCAGACGATCATTGATGGTTCGACTCCGATTCGGGTGTGGCGACGCGTCACCCGCGACAGCCGCATTAGCGGGGACCTGCAGCGGCGCCTCTATGTTGCCGATCTGCGCCAGCACCGGGTGGGCACGTTCACGTCCTTTCAGCGCAAGGGATTTCCGTACGACACACAAACTACTTATCCGGAGCTTATCTATCGTGGCAAGCGCATGACCGTCGCACAGTATCCGAATGGTAAAGCATGGCTTACGGTAGGCGAAGGGCACAACGGCGACAACCAATCCATGGAGAGTAGCATCCCGGCGAGTCGCGGTTGGACCAACGCTCAAGATGCGTGGACCTACGGGTACCTCTCAAACCAGTGGGCGGATTCCTACGAGAAGATTTCTTCCGTCGCCAACGGTCGCGTCAACTTCGCCGCGCCGGTGCACTACGGCATTGCCAGCGGTCAGCGGTTTCGTTTTGTCAACATCCTGCAGGAACTGGATGCTCCCGGCGAGTACTTCATTGATCGCGCCGCGATGAAGGTGTACTTCTATCCGCCGGCCACCGGATTCCAAAACAGCGTTTCGATCACCGGCGTCAACGACATGCTGATCAAGTTGGCTGACTGTGAGTACACCACGGTGGAGGACCTGACGATCCAAAACACGCGGGGCAGCGCCATTGAGGTGCACCGCGGCACCGACGTTGCTATTCGCAACGTGGTCGTCAAGAACACCGGCCTCGATGGCATTCGCTTGCGCAACGGGACCAATCACATCATCGATTCGTGTAAGTTCAGCGCTATTGCCGAGACGCCGGTCTGGGTTCTGGGTGGCGATCGACTCACCCTGACTCCCTCGGGCCATGAGGTGACCAACAACGAGATGACTGACTTTAGTCAAGTCTGTCGGTCGCACAAGCCAGGGATTCGGGTGGAAGGTGTGGGTCACCTGATTTCGCAAAACAGCATCTACCGAGCTCCGGGCATGGGTCTCTTTGTTCTCGGGAATGACAACATCATCGAGAAGAATCACTTGCGCTACCTGTGTTTCGACAACGACGATGCCGGCGCGATCTACATTGGCCAAAACCCGACGTTTCTCGGCAACGTGATTCGCAACAACCTGATTGAGGACTTGCCGCGACGTCACGCGACGATCTTGGACAACAAGGTGAACGCGATCTACCTTGACGACTTCACTTGCGGCACGCAGGTCTACGATAATGTGATCCGACGCGCCGACATGGGAATCCAGTTGGGTGGTGGCAGCCAGAATATGATCTGGAACAACGTGTTTGACGATTGCCGACTCGGTGTTCAACTGGACGCTCGCGGTACGAGTTGGAACAGCAGTTGGTTTACGAATGGTCGTATCGCTCAGCGATGTGCTGAAGTCGGATTGGGAACCGGCGTCTATGCCGCGGCTTACCCCGACATGAACGACTACCTTACAGTGGGCAACCCGGCAATCCCGCGCAACAACCGCATGGAGCGCAATGTCGTGGATGCCGGCACGGCGCTGGTGTTCTTCGATGGAATCATCAACTCCGATGTGGATGACCCGAGTGAGGCCTTCATCACACTTGACAACTATTACGGCGCGAACGCAGGCTTCGTGAACTCCGCTTCGAATAACTTCCAGGTGATTCCGAACAGCGACGCCGACTTCATCGGGTTCCAGTCGATTGACCTTAGCGATGTGGGGGCTCAGGTGAACGGCAAACGCTTGTCACCGGTAACGAGTCCGCTCCCGCCGGAAGACTACTAA
- a CDS encoding exosortase/archaeosortase family protein produces the protein MGFWQLIYNLPQLWTKEEGYYSHGMIVPLISAYIVAKNWDRLKTIPVKPFWFATIPLVFCLLGGFAAGVTDVREVLSFMFVGALFFAVWTVAGGRWAFALLPAVLFLLFMLPVWDNIIDRSTQPLQVLSTDVSYYMLKLIGFNPLRHGQTFIYLDQFTLNVGAPCSGLKLIISVSAFTFFFIMIGRLAWWKNIFFFLLIFLICPVMNGLRIAMIGVVGNLWGSKAGNAFHDYSGYLMLLICFFLLFKIARFLGWKD, from the coding sequence TTGGGGTTCTGGCAGCTCATCTATAACCTGCCGCAGCTCTGGACCAAGGAGGAAGGTTACTATTCGCACGGCATGATTGTGCCGTTGATCTCGGCGTACATTGTCGCCAAGAACTGGGATCGCCTGAAGACAATCCCGGTGAAACCGTTCTGGTTTGCCACGATCCCGTTAGTCTTTTGCCTGCTCGGCGGCTTCGCGGCCGGTGTTACCGACGTACGCGAAGTGCTGTCGTTCATGTTTGTCGGCGCACTTTTCTTTGCGGTTTGGACCGTGGCCGGGGGCCGATGGGCATTTGCGCTGCTACCAGCTGTTCTATTCCTGCTCTTCATGTTGCCGGTGTGGGACAACATCATCGACCGTTCGACCCAGCCGCTACAAGTTCTTAGTACGGACGTAAGCTACTACATGCTGAAGCTGATCGGGTTCAATCCGCTTCGGCACGGGCAAACCTTCATCTACCTCGACCAGTTCACGCTGAACGTCGGGGCACCCTGTAGCGGCCTCAAGCTGATTATCTCAGTTTCCGCGTTCACATTCTTCTTTATCATGATCGGGCGACTGGCTTGGTGGAAGAACATCTTCTTCTTCCTGCTCATCTTCTTGATCTGCCCGGTGATGAACGGGCTGCGTATCGCCATGATCGGCGTCGTCGGCAACCTCTGGGGAAGCAAGGCCGGCAACGCGTTCCACGACTATAGCGGCTACTTAATGCTGCTCATCTGCTTCTTCCTGCTCTTCAAAATCGCGAGGTTCCTTGGATGGAAAGACTAA